The DNA segment CCTGAGCCATTGCCTCCACCGCCGAAGGAACCGGAGGCACAGGAGGTATCTGCACCGCAGGCCCCGGAGCCGCAGCCGGTTGCACCGCCCGCAGTCGTCCCGCCAGTCGTGGCGGCGGATCAGTCGTCCCTGCATGAAGTAGACACCACGCTGACCAATCTTGCCCGTGTGGCGCATGAGTTGACGCAACAGAAACGCGCAGTGCTCCAGCAGCAGGAGGCGCTTGAACTGCAAAGGGACCAGCTACTACGGGAAAAGGCCACATTGGAGCAGGCCAATCAACAGTTGGCCGCGCAGGAGCTTGCTTTGCAGCAGCGAGCCGAAGCGTTGAATAGCCGGGAGGAGCACCTGGCCCGGGATGCGCAGTTGCAGCAGGCAGAACAACGCCGCCTGGAGGGCTGGGCTCAACAGATGGAAGATGAGTCGTTCAGGCTACAGGCGCAGGACCGGGCATCCCAGCAACAGGCTGAGCAACTGGCGACCGGGCTGGGGCAGTTGTCGGGCTTCAGGGGCGACTTGAAGGCACTGCTTTATCGCCTGGATGGCACCCTGTTTCCTGTGGAAAATGTTGAGCAGCAATCCAGTAAATTGCTTGGTGCCGATTGACCGGGGAATCAGGCCTGGCTACTTTCTGGCGTTCATTTATCATCAGACCCGGCCGATTGCCGTCAGGCAGCCAATGCATCCTTGGCTGATGCAGAGGGGGTTTGAACCAATGGATATTTCCTGGGGATGTGACGCTTTTGAGTACCAAGCTGATTACCAAAGAAGGTCATGAGGCACTGAAAAAAGAGCTCGATTACCTGTGGCGAGAAAAACGTCCTGATACAACGCGCAAGGTGACGTGGGCTGCTTCGCTGGGAGACCGCAGCGAGAACGCCGACTACCAGTACAACAAGAAGCTGCTGCGTGAAATCGATCGCCGGGTGCGTTACCTGCGCAAGCGCCTGGAAGATATGCGGGTGGTGGAGTACATGCCCGAGCAGGAGGGCAAGGTATTTTTCGGCGCCTGGGTGGATATCGAGAACGAGCAGGGCGAGACCAAGCGTTTTCGCATCGTGGGTTATGACGAGATTTATGAGCGCATGGACTACATCTCCATCGACTCCCCCATGGCCAGGGCCTTGCTGCGCAAAGAAGTGGATGATGAGGCCATTGTGCAGACGCCAAATGGCGAAATGTGCTGGTGGATCACAGGTATCGAATACATCAAGTAACTGTGAGTGGCCCGCTCCCCAAGGAGGAAGCGGGCCATTTTTGTTTCAGCCTTCGCGCAGTACCGCCAGTGGGCTGGCGTTCAACGCGCGGCGTGTACCGAACACTCCGGCACCACCGATCAGCACTGCACCGATCACTGGCAGCACCAGCAGCCATGGGTGAGGGTGCCAGACCAGGTCGAATGCGTAGCGATACAGCACCAGGGTCACTAGCTCGGTACCCAGTGCCGCCAGCAACCCGCTGACCGCGCCCAGCAGCCCGAACTCGATACGCCGGGCCTTGACCAGCAACTTGCGCTCCGCACCCAGGGCGCGCAACAAGGCGCCCTGGCGGATGCGTTCGTCCAGGGTGGCCTGCAGGCCGGAGAACAGCACCGCCATGCCAGCCGCGAGGACAAACAGCAGCACGTATTCCACGGCCAGCGTGACCTGGGCCAGGATGCTGCGCAGTTGGGCCAGCAGCGCCTCGACCTGCAGGATGGTCACGGCCGGGAAGGCCCGGGACAGGTCGACGATCTGCTGGTCATGGCCGGCGGCCAGATAGAAGCTGGTCAGGTACGTGGCCGGCAGGTCCTTCAGGGTGCCAGGCTGGAAGATCATGAAGAAGTTGGGTTGGAAATTGTCCCAGTTGATCTCCCGCAGGCTGGTGACCCGGGCTTCACGGTTTTCCCCGCCAACGGTAAAGATCAGATGGTCGTTGAGCTTGAGCTTGAGGCTTTCGGCGACCTTGGCTTCGACCGAGACCCCCGGTATTTCATCGCTCGGCTGATCCGCCCACCAGGTGCCCGATGTCAGGGTATTGCCAGGGGGCAGGTTGGCCGCCCAGGTCAGGCTCAGGTCTCGCTGTA comes from the Pseudomonas shahriarae genome and includes:
- the greB gene encoding transcription elongation factor GreB → MSTKLITKEGHEALKKELDYLWREKRPDTTRKVTWAASLGDRSENADYQYNKKLLREIDRRVRYLRKRLEDMRVVEYMPEQEGKVFFGAWVDIENEQGETKRFRIVGYDEIYERMDYISIDSPMARALLRKEVDDEAIVQTPNGEMCWWITGIEYIK